A single genomic interval of Brevundimonas diminuta harbors:
- a CDS encoding sensor histidine kinase, which produces MKPDAHARFEDDPTHDAALGAPLVALWHAIWAVAVALTALAAQMMDGLKDAPLAALLLMAFPGVFGVVLMVRDSVGLRLAVMGGWILAATASAGLTGGVTGALPGLILTPLAAGIALDHARVGADRLTRMGAFAVALPLLAGLISTWLNGAEAQAPLLAAVSGLLAMGAIIAAMRLTWSARQRRLSEAEDEAARIAALLEDQPALTLLLDPSGRAVATWGTPPPALSVLALTEQGLISAVHAPDRPAVSAALARALSGQSVEVQFTPRIALDRRVVMILGPFQHETDRPRLIAQAFDGTAQFARELRLETARVEAEAQSAGKTRFLANMSHELRTPLNAVLGFADIMRQKLFGPLPERYAGYADAIHQAGGHLLDLINDVLDLSKIEAERYQLAMETFDARDAVSAAVALVRLQADDKGVDLAAVLPSEPIKVRADARALKQMALNLLSNAVKFTPAGGSVTITLDADGPDLDLAVSDTGVGIAPQDLQRLGRPFEQAGCADQKAQGTGLGLSLVRSLTELHGGRMTIDSTLGEGAAVMIRLPVMVAAGSLDPQSNEAPPETVEA; this is translated from the coding sequence TTGAAACCCGACGCCCACGCCAGATTCGAGGACGACCCGACGCACGACGCGGCGTTGGGCGCCCCGCTGGTCGCCTTGTGGCACGCGATCTGGGCGGTAGCGGTCGCTCTGACGGCGCTGGCGGCCCAGATGATGGACGGGCTGAAGGACGCGCCTCTGGCCGCCCTGCTGCTGATGGCCTTCCCCGGCGTGTTCGGCGTCGTGCTGATGGTGCGCGACAGCGTGGGGCTGAGGCTGGCCGTCATGGGCGGCTGGATCCTGGCCGCCACCGCCTCGGCCGGCCTGACCGGCGGCGTGACCGGCGCCCTGCCCGGCCTGATCCTGACGCCTCTGGCGGCTGGGATCGCCCTCGATCATGCCCGCGTCGGCGCCGACCGCCTGACCCGGATGGGCGCCTTTGCGGTGGCCCTGCCGCTGCTGGCGGGGCTGATCTCGACCTGGCTGAACGGGGCGGAGGCCCAAGCCCCCTTGTTGGCCGCCGTCTCGGGCCTGCTGGCCATGGGCGCGATCATCGCCGCCATGCGCCTGACCTGGAGCGCGCGCCAGCGTCGCCTGAGCGAGGCCGAGGATGAGGCGGCCCGCATCGCCGCCCTGCTGGAGGATCAGCCGGCCCTGACCCTGCTGCTCGATCCGTCGGGCCGCGCCGTCGCCACCTGGGGCACGCCGCCGCCCGCCCTGTCGGTGCTGGCGCTGACCGAGCAGGGCCTGATCTCGGCCGTTCATGCGCCGGATCGCCCGGCCGTGTCCGCGGCCCTGGCCCGCGCCCTGTCGGGCCAGTCGGTCGAGGTCCAGTTCACCCCGCGCATCGCCCTGGACCGCCGCGTCGTCATGATCCTGGGCCCGTTCCAGCACGAGACGGACCGCCCGCGCCTGATCGCCCAGGCGTTCGACGGCACGGCCCAGTTCGCCCGCGAGCTGCGGCTGGAGACCGCCCGCGTCGAGGCCGAAGCCCAGTCGGCCGGCAAGACCCGTTTCCTGGCCAATATGAGCCACGAACTGCGCACCCCTCTGAATGCAGTGCTCGGCTTCGCTGACATCATGCGCCAGAAGCTGTTCGGCCCCCTGCCCGAGCGCTACGCCGGCTACGCCGACGCCATCCATCAGGCGGGCGGCCATCTGCTGGACCTGATCAACGATGTGCTGGACCTGTCCAAGATCGAGGCCGAACGCTACCAGCTGGCGATGGAGACGTTCGACGCCCGCGACGCCGTGTCCGCCGCCGTCGCCCTGGTCCGGCTCCAGGCCGACGACAAGGGGGTGGATCTGGCCGCCGTCCTGCCGTCCGAGCCCATCAAGGTCCGCGCCGACGCCCGCGCCCTGAAGCAGATGGCGCTGAACCTGCTGTCCAATGCGGTCAAGTTCACCCCGGCCGGCGGCTCGGTCACCATCACCCTGGACGCCGACGGGCCGGACCTGGATCTGGCCGTGTCCGACACCGGCGTCGGCATCGCGCCGCAGGACCTGCAACGCCTGGGCCGCCCCTTCGAACAGGCCGGCTGCGCCGATCAGAAGGCGCAAGGCACCGGCCTGGGCCTGTCTCTGGTCCGCAGCCTGACCGAACTGCACGGCGGCCGCATGACCATCGACAGCACCCTGGGCGAAG